From one Drosophila subpulchrella strain 33 F10 #4 breed RU33 chromosome 3L, RU_Dsub_v1.1 Primary Assembly, whole genome shotgun sequence genomic stretch:
- the LOC119554549 gene encoding zinc finger protein on ecdysone puffs isoform X3 has protein sequence MAFRGNQNRNRNFGGGNNNYGGPMGANRMGGMNMSPWESQNPGGGQFGNNMRQGGGQMNAQAINLANNLLNNLFRSQNPPSLLDLPRGGGGMGNRNQRGGPPHQGVALR, from the exons ATGGCATTCCGGGGCAACCAGAACCGCAATCGCAACTTCGGAggcggcaacaacaactatGGCGGACCCATGGGCGCCAATCGCATGGGCGGCATGAACATGTCACCCTGGGAGTCCCAGAATCCCGGTGGCGGACAATTTGGCAACAACATGCGCCAGGGCGGCGGTCAGATGAACGCCCAGGCCATCAACCTGGCCAACAATCTGCTGAACAACCTGTTCAGGAGCCAGAATCCACCATCGCTTCTCGATTTGCCccgcggcggcggcggcatgGGAAATCGCAATCAGCGCGGCGGCCCG CCCCACCAAGGAGTCGCCCTACGCTAG
- the LOC119554549 gene encoding zinc finger protein on ecdysone puffs isoform X2, which translates to MFYCHLCKKHMWDANSFENHIKGRTHLMMREGIEESYRLKANMIRQEAKIAEQLKSIEFDRLKRMGKSKQRQLDYCTMCDLNFHGHISTHRKSEGHLQLKKFLHPKCIECNKEFATRIDYDTHLLSAEHLKKAAESNTKVGERKRQTLPISTEEEETRDLRLPQKRKKKPAKKEGEAADGEAKKEGGGDGEAAEGDEAEGDEAKEGEEGADETKEGEELNESQEEEEVALPVDPEDCILDFTDGDEIPSEVDTRLPKYNWQRAVGPGLISKLECYECSVCSKFFDTEVTAEIHSRTATHHRNFLKFINEKSSDTKIAQKRAAAALEENERKKRKIEETEAPSTEGAAEEATEGAEGELYDPSEATGDDDDVEMADDNAEGEGEGEGDEEVEGEGEEDGAGQDNGEEEMEAQDEEQEAEQEPEPEPSPAKTPAPAEPAPVTKTPAKTPAKAAAAAAAASPAAAATTPDASPSPAKKATPARAAAGPKATPQRQRARGRYNRY; encoded by the coding sequence ATGTTCTACTGTCATCTGTGCAAGAAGCACATGTGGGACGCCAACTCGTTCGAGAACCACATCAAGGGACGCACCCATCTGATGATGCGCGAGGGTATTGAGGAGAGCTACCGCCTCAAGGCCAACATGATCCGCCAGGAGGCCAAGATCGCCGAGCAGCTCAAGTCGATCGAGTTTGACCGCTTGAAGCGCATGGGCAAGAGCAAGCAGCGCCAGTTGGACTACTGCACCATGTGCGACCTGAACTTCCACGGACACATCTCGACCCATCGCAAGTCGGAGGGACATTTGCAGCTGAAGAAGTTCCTGCATCCCAAGTGCATTGAGTGCAACAAGGAGTTCGCCACTCGCATCGACTACGACACACATCTGCTGTCCGCCGAGCATCTGAAGAAGGCCGCTGAGAGCAACACCAAGGTGGGTGAGCGCAAACGCCAGACGTTGCCCATCAGcaccgaggaggaggagactCGCGATCTGCGCCTGCCCCAGAAGCGCAAGAAGAAGCCGGCCAAGAAGGAGGGCGAAGCCGCCGATGGCGAGGCCAAGAAGGAGGGAGGCGGCGATGGTGAAGCTGCCGAGGGTGATGAAGCCGAGGGCGATGAGGCCAAGGAGGGCGAAGAAGGCGCCGACGAGACCAAGGAGGGCGAGGAGCTCAACGAGAgccaggaggaggaggaagtgGCCCTGCCTGTGGATCCCGAGGACTGCATCCTTGACTTCACCGACGGCGATGAGATCCCCAGCGAGGTGGACACCCGCCTGCCCAAGTACAACTGGCAGCGGGCTGTCGGTCCTGGCCTGATCTCCAAGCTGGAGTGCTACGAGTGCTCGGTGTGCAGCAAGTTCTTCGACACCGAGGTGACCGCCGAGATTCACTCGCGCACAGCCACCCATCACCGCAACTTCTTGAAGTTCATCAACGAGAAGTCGAGCGACACCAAGATCGCCCAGAAgcgtgctgctgctgctctggAGGAGAACGAGCGCAAGAAGCGCAAGATCGAGGAGACAGAGGCCCCGTCCACCGAGGGCGCCGCCGAGGAAGCCACCGAGGGAGCCGAGGGTGAGCTGTACGACCCATCGGAGGCCACTGGCGACGATGACGATGTAGAGATGGCGGATGACAATGCCGAGGGAGAGGGCGAAGGCGAAGGCGACGAGGAGGTCGAAGGTGAGGGCGAGGAAGATGGCGCCGGCCAGGACAACGGGGAGGAGGAGATGGAGGCCCAGGATGAGGAGCAGGAAGCCGAACAAGAGCCCGAACCAGAGCCGTCTCCGGCCAAAACTCCGGCTCCCGCTGAACCAGCTCCCGTAACCAAGACGCCAGCTAAGACTCCGGCAAAGGCAGCTGCTGCGGCCGCTGCTGCCTCACCCGCTGCTGCGGCGACGACGCCGGATGCCTCGCCATCACCGGCCAAGAAGGCGACTCCCGCTCGCGCTGCCGCCGGACCCAAGGCCACACCGCAACGCCAACGCGCCCGCGGTCGCTACAACCGCTACTAA
- the LOC119554549 gene encoding zinc finger protein on ecdysone puffs isoform X1, with protein MAFRGNQNRNRNFGGGNNNYGGPMGANRMGGMNMSPWESQNPGGGQFGNNMRQGGGQMNAQAINLANNLLNNLFRSQNPPSLLDLPRGGGGMGNRNQRGGPMVSRGGGAGNRLNNRRGQGGGFQNRGATGSGPKPPQKQGGGGIRKQNAFDRAKKLLAKNANQNKKKEPTPGDKKIESPTKESPYASVPNDMFYCHLCKKHMWDANSFENHIKGRTHLMMREGIEESYRLKANMIRQEAKIAEQLKSIEFDRLKRMGKSKQRQLDYCTMCDLNFHGHISTHRKSEGHLQLKKFLHPKCIECNKEFATRIDYDTHLLSAEHLKKAAESNTKVGERKRQTLPISTEEEETRDLRLPQKRKKKPAKKEGEAADGEAKKEGGGDGEAAEGDEAEGDEAKEGEEGADETKEGEELNESQEEEEVALPVDPEDCILDFTDGDEIPSEVDTRLPKYNWQRAVGPGLISKLECYECSVCSKFFDTEVTAEIHSRTATHHRNFLKFINEKSSDTKIAQKRAAAALEENERKKRKIEETEAPSTEGAAEEATEGAEGELYDPSEATGDDDDVEMADDNAEGEGEGEGDEEVEGEGEEDGAGQDNGEEEMEAQDEEQEAEQEPEPEPSPAKTPAPAEPAPVTKTPAKTPAKAAAAAAAASPAAAATTPDASPSPAKKATPARAAAGPKATPQRQRARGRYNRY; from the exons ATGGCATTCCGGGGCAACCAGAACCGCAATCGCAACTTCGGAggcggcaacaacaactatGGCGGACCCATGGGCGCCAATCGCATGGGCGGCATGAACATGTCACCCTGGGAGTCCCAGAATCCCGGTGGCGGACAATTTGGCAACAACATGCGCCAGGGCGGCGGTCAGATGAACGCCCAGGCCATCAACCTGGCCAACAATCTGCTGAACAACCTGTTCAGGAGCCAGAATCCACCATCGCTTCTCGATTTGCCccgcggcggcggcggcatgGGAAATCGCAATCAGCGCGGCGGCCCG ATGGTCAGTCGCGGCGGCGGTGCCGGCAATCGTCTCAATAACCGTCGTGGCCAGGGAGGTGGCTTCCAAAATCGTGGCGCCACTGGTAGTGGACCCAAGCCCCCGCAAAAGCAGGGCGGCGGCGGTATTCGCAAGCAAAATGCTTTTGATCGTGCCAAGAAACTTTTGGCTAAAAATGCCaaccaaaataaaaagaagGAACCCACTCCTGGCGATAAGAAAATCGAGAG CCCCACCAAGGAGTCGCCCTACGCTAGTGTGCCAAACGACATGTTCTACTGTCATCTGTGCAAGAAGCACATGTGGGACGCCAACTCGTTCGAGAACCACATCAAGGGACGCACCCATCTGATGATGCGCGAGGGTATTGAGGAGAGCTACCGCCTCAAGGCCAACATGATCCGCCAGGAGGCCAAGATCGCCGAGCAGCTCAAGTCGATCGAGTTTGACCGCTTGAAGCGCATGGGCAAGAGCAAGCAGCGCCAGTTGGACTACTGCACCATGTGCGACCTGAACTTCCACGGACACATCTCGACCCATCGCAAGTCGGAGGGACATTTGCAGCTGAAGAAGTTCCTGCATCCCAAGTGCATTGAGTGCAACAAGGAGTTCGCCACTCGCATCGACTACGACACACATCTGCTGTCCGCCGAGCATCTGAAGAAGGCCGCTGAGAGCAACACCAAGGTGGGTGAGCGCAAACGCCAGACGTTGCCCATCAGcaccgaggaggaggagactCGCGATCTGCGCCTGCCCCAGAAGCGCAAGAAGAAGCCGGCCAAGAAGGAGGGCGAAGCCGCCGATGGCGAGGCCAAGAAGGAGGGAGGCGGCGATGGTGAAGCTGCCGAGGGTGATGAAGCCGAGGGCGATGAGGCCAAGGAGGGCGAAGAAGGCGCCGACGAGACCAAGGAGGGCGAGGAGCTCAACGAGAgccaggaggaggaggaagtgGCCCTGCCTGTGGATCCCGAGGACTGCATCCTTGACTTCACCGACGGCGATGAGATCCCCAGCGAGGTGGACACCCGCCTGCCCAAGTACAACTGGCAGCGGGCTGTCGGTCCTGGCCTGATCTCCAAGCTGGAGTGCTACGAGTGCTCGGTGTGCAGCAAGTTCTTCGACACCGAGGTGACCGCCGAGATTCACTCGCGCACAGCCACCCATCACCGCAACTTCTTGAAGTTCATCAACGAGAAGTCGAGCGACACCAAGATCGCCCAGAAgcgtgctgctgctgctctggAGGAGAACGAGCGCAAGAAGCGCAAGATCGAGGAGACAGAGGCCCCGTCCACCGAGGGCGCCGCCGAGGAAGCCACCGAGGGAGCCGAGGGTGAGCTGTACGACCCATCGGAGGCCACTGGCGACGATGACGATGTAGAGATGGCGGATGACAATGCCGAGGGAGAGGGCGAAGGCGAAGGCGACGAGGAGGTCGAAGGTGAGGGCGAGGAAGATGGCGCCGGCCAGGACAACGGGGAGGAGGAGATGGAGGCCCAGGATGAGGAGCAGGAAGCCGAACAAGAGCCCGAACCAGAGCCGTCTCCGGCCAAAACTCCGGCTCCCGCTGAACCAGCTCCCGTAACCAAGACGCCAGCTAAGACTCCGGCAAAGGCAGCTGCTGCGGCCGCTGCTGCCTCACCCGCTGCTGCGGCGACGACGCCGGATGCCTCGCCATCACCGGCCAAGAAGGCGACTCCCGCTCGCGCTGCCGCCGGACCCAAGGCCACACCGCAACGCCAACGCGCCCGCGGTCGCTACAACCGCTACTAA